The DNA sequence AATACATTCTCTTGAAGTAGAGGCTGAATGATTCAGAAGAATTCTTCAGAACATGATTGGTGAATAACATTGTTTGGAGTTTTAATACATGATTCAGGAGATAGAGAGTTTAATCTTGGTTGAACCAGATGGCTATCATCATTAGCATTAACCTTTTCCATGACAAGAGAAGATTTAATGTCCAGAGGGAGCTTGACTGGGGAAAACATAGATACTTCATCATGTTGTGGTCACTTATTTCGAGTATAAGAAATTTGTCCATTCCAACGTAGCAAACCCTTAACCAACCATCCTCTTTGAGACCATACAACATACAAAAATTATTGTTACCGTTAACAATAATTGCGGCGCGACGAGCCTTCTAAATAAGAACTTCGATTTTATTGCCAACAAAACCATAAAATACTAACTCATTAGTTAAGGACTCCTTAAAGCTCTTAAAAAGATCGAAGGTATTCACCCATGTCTTGAAAGTAATGGTAGAGCTCAATTATTAgtagatacaaaataacaaaaataaaacataataactAAGAAAGTAAATTATGAAAAGGGATAGAAAAAGAATTTAACAACTTACCATGTCCGGGTTGAGTTCTATGAAAAAAATCGACCATATTCCTAAAAATCTGATAAAGACATTAGTACTGGAAGATAAGAAAGATGAAAATGAATTAGAGAAGAAAGGAAGGAGGAAATTTTTGGAATAGGAATGTATATCGTGTATGGTATATATAACATGAAAATACTTATTCAAAGCAAGTAATGActgtgattttgaaaaatatggatTGTGAGCAGCTTTAAAATGACTTCCGTATTGAGATAAATAATTCAAACAACGTTGTAGTATTGGAAATGAAAATTTTCCAGTTAAAAAAATGTTTGAGTTGCAGGATTCATTAGAAAAATCGTATAGAAGCTAAGGAATTggcaaatatgaattttgcaataATAACATGCAATGGAAGTGTACACTTGTcagatttctctttataaagttaaaaaaatttagttacaaAATAACTATATAAGGACAAAGTTCTGATATGCAAATTATTTCATTAATATAAATATGAAATGTATAGATagataacataataaataaaaaattaaatttgaacatgTCAACATAGATGGCAATTTCGATATAATGTAGTGAAGGAAACCATGCATGATGAGTGAATGAATGGTGACACTGGTAGATGAATACTGGTGGATGAATACAACTAATGTTAGTTGTGAATAAATCTTGTTGATGACATATAGGAATTTTACCATGGGAATAACCTTTTTTTCAAAGAATGTTATAGGATACTTAGTACAAAAATGCTATGTGCATatcaaaatcagccaccaaaattagttactatatatttgaataaaaaatgcatatataatttaacttatttttaatgtatattttacattaataactaattttagtagttaattttagtgtatacctAATATGATTTTACTTAGTAAAatgtctataaatattttataaggaAAGTATTGAgatgttttatttaaattaaaaaaaaaaactagaaagtaTTTCACAACGAAAAATATGCATAAAGAGATTGAAAAATAACATGCGATCCATATTTGATGCAGCCATTATGAATGAAGCCATGCAAGCTCTGTTGGAAAaagtttttttaaacaaaaatagcaACAATCAACCgctaaaaatagaagaaaagatgACACATGCTAAGGAAAATAATGCAATGGGGTCATTAGTAGTAATATATTGCGCGCAAGTATGTTATAACCAGATACGTTCCATGGTTGTGTTACTCTTCCAAAGATTACATTACGTTAAACGCAAATTTAGGTGAGGAAGCAACTTAATTAAGCTAAAGCGAATCCACGCGGTATAAACTCTAAACCATCCTCTAAAATTAGATACCGCATTAAACAAACACACAAAATTTTGCATAAAAGGTATTTCATGAGTTGAGAAAATCTTGTAGAGCCTCTCTCCTCTATCCACAATCCCTCCTCCTAATGAATTGTTTCTCTATAAGTAACCCTTTAGGGCTTTTCAAGTTGCTATTTTCACCTTGTAATAAAATGCATGTCTTGGGATGCTTCCTCCTATTGCTGTCTCTCTTCATCCTCTCACCTTCTGATGCTTTTTCCAGCGATGAAGCTTCTTTCATTGCACGTCGCCAATTGTTAACCCTTGAGGAGAACGCTGATTTACCCGACGACTGGGTGGATAATTACCAAATTAACCTGACCTTTGATAATCCTAGGCTCAAGAGTGCCTACATTGCCCTTGAAGCATGGAAGCATGCTATCTATTCTGACCCATCAAACTTCACATCTAATTGGGTGGGCCCTAATGTTTGCTCTTACAATGGAGTCTATTGTGCTCCAGCACTTGATGACCCTTCGATTCAAGTTGTGGCTGGCATTGATCTTAACCATGCAGATATTGCAGGCTACATCCCTTCAGAGATTGGGTTGTTAACTGATCTTGCACTTTTGCACATAAACTCTAACAGGTTTTGTGGCATTCTCCCAAAAAGCTTCTCCAAGTTAAAGCTCTTGTATGAGATTGATATCAGCAACAACCGTTTTGTGGGTCCGTTTCCAAACCCtgttctctccatatcttctcttcATTACCTTGATCTCAGGTTTAATGACTTCGAAGGCGAGGTTCCATCGGAGCTTTTCAACATTACATTAGATGCAATCTTCTTGAACAACAATAGGTTCACATCTGCGATTCCAGAGAGCATTGGAAGCTCTCCGGCCTCTGTGATTGTATTGGCCAACAACCACTTTCAGGGATGCATCCCGACAAGTATTGGTTCGATGGACACTACATTGAATGAGTTTGTTGTGACGAACAATAAGCTTACGGGGTGCTTGCCCCCGGAGATTGGAAAGCTTAGCCACATGGAAGTGTTTGACATTAGTGAGAACAACTTGGTTGGTGTGTTGCCAAGAACGTTGATGGGATTGAAGGAAGTGACGGTGTTGTCGATTGCAAACAACAAGCTTACTGGTTTTGTGCCAAAGAGCATATGTGAGTTGGAGAACTTAAAGAACTTCACGTTCTCGAATAACTACTTCAACGGTGAGGAAGAGGGTTGTAACCCTAAAACAAGAAAGGGGATCAAGTTGGATGATCAAAAGAATTGCATACCAGAAAGGCCAAAACAAAGGGATGGAAGCGCTTGTAATGCTGTCATAAGCAAGCCTGTTGATTGTAGCAAGGCACAGTGTGAGAAACCAATGCCAATAACACCGTCATCAAATACTCCTTCTAAACCTCCAAAGGAGAAACCAACTCCAACGCCCTCCTCACATAATAACAAGAAACCACGGCCTACACCTTCTCCAAATGAAAAGAAAACACCGTCGTCGCCAAAGCCAACTCCTTCTCCAACTAAGAAGCCAACATCAACACCACAGACTCCAACACCATCAAATCCAAAACCACCTAAAGCACCTAagcatgatgatgattatgatgatcaTTATGAAGAACCTAAAGAACGAAATAGGCCTCCAAAATCTCCACCTCCATCTCCAGCTCCAGTAGTacattctcctcctcctcctcctccaccagTCTACTCTCCACCACCTCCACCAGTCCATTCTCCACCACCACCTCCAGTTCACTCCCCACCACCACCCATcaactctccaccaccacctaTCTACTCTCCTCCTCCACCAGTGCACTTCTCACCACCGCCTATCTACTCTCCTCCACCAGTAGTGCAATCCCCGCCACCACCCGTTTATTCTCCTCCTCCACCGGTTCAGTCCCCACCACCCCCACCACCAATTTACTCTCCTCCACCACCCGTTAACTTTCCTCCTCCACCGGTTTACTCCCCCCCACCGCCAATCTACTCTCCTCCACCACCCGCCtactctcctcctcctcctgttGTTCATGCACCACCACCCCAAGAAGATAGTATCGTTATTCCACATGACTTTGGTTCTTCTTATGCTTCTCCTCCTCCACCAATCATCTCTGGCTACTAAATGACTGGCACAAGTTACTGCCACTTATGCTACTCTGTGCTTTGAAAATGGTATCTCCATCAAGTTAAACTTACACCATGGCAATATGCTTTTCTTCTTTTACTGCCTGAATGAATGGGTTGAGTGCACTTTAACTGAGAGTAATATGAAGATTGTAgtgatatcaaatgtaacatagaTATTTGTCATTTTATTACTTTTACTTGTGCACCTTCTGTTTAATTTGTTTGACGAGTTCACATGTCGTGATaggttatttttattgtattgcCTTTTTCATTTCTGTTCTTTTAGGTCTTTCAGAGTTATATCATGTAAGACTAATTAATAGGATATATTAGCATagtttaattacaaattaattgtTAAATATTGTGTGTTGGATTAAGTTTGTAATGAATATTCATATaaatgtgttttacaaaattaattttaacaaaaattagatTGCTATTAATTTGATTTGCATTTGGATATTTTTGCTAAAtgcagttttaaaaaaatttaacataatttaaataatattagtcaAAATTATGATAGAatacaaaattactaaaaatgacattatttatatttattctcTTAATATTTATTCATTTTATGACCCAAAGTTAAAGTTATGGTCCAAATAAATTAACCCAATTTCATAAGGGATCTACAAAAATTTAACGAATTTACTCAGATTGTGCCAGTTAGCCATACGATCTACTCGGAGCATAGACTCCATAAACCGTACTCAACTCGACTTACATGGCAAGCAGATCTTGTTATCCACTACTTCAGGTATCATCAACAGTTCAACCACTTTCAACGTAAGATAACTTCTCTAATATTAGAGAAGAAGCTATCTACTATTACTAGTGGAAAAATTTAAGAGTGATGGCTAAGTCATCGTCTCTCTCTATAAATACCACATCAAAtatagatatttttgaatttcaatttacccaaaattatctaaaattcttGCTAAATTAAGTATCGAAATTCTTTATAAATAACTCTTACCATTATTCAGGTGATGATGTTAGTAGGATTCACTCATCAGTGAACAAGTCAAAACCTTTGATTTTAAGTATTAATtcgaaataatattatttttatatttttataaactaaatattatgaaaaaagtaatatatatatatatatatatatatatatatatcaaaatgtaATTACACATGAACCTacatacataataaaataaaagattatataAATATCAATATTTGTAAGTCAAActatataaaatagaaaaattaagaaacataACAGATCAGATACTAATCGAAATAATTATTGATGATTAgctattagataatttaaaaaataggcTATATACAAGTGATGAAACAAAGAGCACAAGAAAGGTTTTATAAGACTTGACCAGTGGATGATAAAAGATAAATGTCGAAGTAATATCTTTTATATTCTTGcggaaagtaaattagaagaaaTTGGATGTTGATGATAACAAAATATATTAGATAAATGTCGAAGTAGGGGTGTACGTTTATGGTCGGACGAACtcgaatttattttaatttagatttgatttaaaataataattaagtttatttttgaaatttttattcgaTCTTAAACTTTTTGAAATCTTATTATTTTTGGGTCACACTAAAATCAGATTTAAACTGATAAAgtccatattttaaaaaattttatgtcaaaaaattataatgtacttatttataaaaaacaaaaaaatatacttgTTATCCAGAAGTTAATatccatatttaaatttgaatttgtccataaattctaatttcatgcttttttgatctattttttaatttaataaatatgattaaaaataaaataataaacttataattaatataatattaaaattaatttaaaatatatatttttttaatctccTTAAAATACATATAGACCGAATAAAATTGAATTCGCCTTTATCTAAATCCAATCCTAAATAATGatcgatttttttttaaattcttatccaactttaaactcaataaaattatactaaattaacttttaaaatatttatatatggaTTGAATCTTTAGACTAGATCGAACTATGTACACCTGGCTCTATCACCCAAGCATGTCATCTAAAGGGGGCTAAAAGACTGCAAAGCGAACATCTATAAGttcataaaagaaaataaatagtgtcaaattaaatattatatatcatagtaacagaaatatatataataaattaaatatacaaaTATGTAAATAGAAGCTCTGTGTTATTTTAGTAaaatgtatttaaaatttaaattttttatttgtttgaaaaaaattagACATTAAATTTTTTCGATCCACCAACTATATCTAATAATTTTGGTGTacctttatttattaaaatatatatacaaattatacgTGTAGATAAGATAATTcacttttctttattaaaatatatgtaagattattataaatttaagattgtaaatattttataaaatatttttttattgataaagatatttttgaaaaaaaagttatgcttcaataattttttttaattctcgttataaataataaataaaaaataatgcaaTATACCTAGCCTTTAGACaccaataaaaaatagtaaaatatacttgatcttttttatcaataaataaactaaaaaaagttCTTTTGATTAGATATGACAATGAATTTTTATAAGATAGAGATCTCTTTTACATCTCATTCtcatttagtaaaatattttatgtttttgtttcatttttgttATAGGTCCTGTTAATTTCTCTTCGTGAGAGAGTTGGATATATCTAtagatattaaattttatttttttaaaaaaaattaatctaatcataataaaatttagtataattCAACAAAATGTATAAATTCAAatacaatttaaatataaatttaacataataatttacacataaaatttttaacatataaattaaaataaaataaattaaaattacttatataatttatatatatatatttatatatataaatatataaataaattcatttttatagaaattttgcgAATCTCTAGATAACAGATACTTCAATTTCTAACCTCATTTTTTGCTCATTTTTTGCATACGAAAAAAATTATAGTTTAACGCAATGAAATGGACGTGTGTTAAAAATTTTCGTTGTTATGATATCAGTCCAAATCATAACTTATATTTTACCTTTTcactttgttttttattttattttgtttatgaaaataaTCAAATGCAGCCTGCGTTTTaatagttttagatttttttattttttttgttttgcttttaGTCCAAACACAGCTTACGTTTATGAAATAGGCAATATTTAACTTTTTTCTTAACTAAAAAACGTAGCTTGCGTTTTAAATTGtcagaaacttttttttttcaaaagcttcAAATCGCAGGTTgcgtttgtataaaaaaaatattttaatcgagAGTCTTGTCTATAAATACGAAACGCAATTCATCCGAAGTTCCTCACTTCTACTCCTATTCCTCTTTCATGCATATATTTCATAGTTGTAAGTTATTTTTATGGCAATTAGTTGTGTCAAAAAAGTCGGGTTAGGTGAAGTTGACGTTATGAAAAGTATTGCAAATTTGCGAGTATATTATGCCAAACACACACGAAGTagtgacttttgtttgtgaatgtctATTTTCATTTGCTATTTCATGCAccatgagttttgtagagttaCAAAATGGTCTTTTGATaacatacaaagtcacatttcgaaaagggtgagcaacattttatacaggaatcctgtacaagtatttggtggacagatacagtttcaaataatgtcCATCACTGATATGCAGTAGATGTTCTATATTTATCAAAAATTACGATTTCACATGTCGATGATAGAGCTGTACATTGAGTTCGAACAACATACGGGACTGGACGTGGTTGGTGAGGAGGTCAATGTTGATGAGTTCGGGGATATAAATTGGGAAGAAGATAACAATGACAATGAAGAGGAGTTCGAAGCCAACTATGAAGTCGATGACAAAAATGATGCTGGAGACTTGGCAGGCAATTCAACGGTGCAAAATGAAGCAGATGCGATTGTAAGCCAGCACCCCTTTGGTGTTCTGTCTTTTATGCGGACTCTGGATCTCAAAGTCATGCACGCCCTGAAATTTTCTGAGTATACGAATATATATGGGTATGTTATAGTTTTTAATTAAAGTTACCActaccatttattttatttgccttGTCTGACTAACGGTAGTCCACATGTCGTAGTTGAAGGCAATGTTGCGGTGGAAGATGGTGAGTTTAGTGTCGGAATAGAATTTGGTTCTAGAGAGTCGgtgatatctgcaatcaaaagctacactatctctagaggagttgattacactgtgtGTGTGAGTCTGAGCCGCAGACATTCTATGCAAAATACAAGGGTTATGGTGCAGGGTGCGATTGGCTTATCCGAGCTAGCTTGATTCGAAAGAAAGGTTGTTGGAAGATCAGGAGATACAATGGCAAACACACGTGTACCATGGGGATGATTTTACAAGATTATGCCAAGTTAGACTCAGACACAATTGCAGATGCTGCTAGGTCGTTGGTTAAATCAGACCGGTCAATAAAGGTGAAGTCTATTATTGCAGAAGTTCAGTCCAGGTTCAACTACATTATAAGTTACcgcaaggcttggttggcaaagcagaaatcTGTCACAAAAGTTTTCGGTGATTGGGAAGTTTCTTACCAGACTCTGCCAGTATGGTTGAAAGCAATGACTACAAAGATACCAAGGTCTCGTGTTCAAATAAAAATGCTCCCCATTTACCGTGAGAGTGAGGAGGTTCAAGGTGTAAGAGTTTTCCATCGCGTTTTTTAGAGCTTCTATCTGTGTATTATAGCATTTAGACACTGCAAGTCATTGGTGCAGGTTGATGGCACACACCTGTACGAAAAATATAAAGGTGCACTTTTAGTTGCGGTTGCACAAGACAGGAACCAAACCAttgtgcctattgcatttgcgaTAGTCGAGGATGAGACGGCAGATGCGTGAGAGTTTTTCCTAACCAATTTGTGAAGATATGTTGTTACCATTGATGGGGTGGGCATTATTTCTGACCGCCATAACTCCATCGAAGCAGCAATAGCTCGCAGTAATGGTGCATAGTCACCACCAAAAGCGTGGCACATGTTCTGCATCAGGCACATCGGGTTCAACTTCTTAAGGATGTTCAAGGCTCCATATTTGCATAAACTCATGGTTAACACAGGTATTTGAATTCGCTGTTATGGTCCTATTCATAGTAATTTTGTGGCATCTACTTATGATTAGATGGTTTATTCTACAGGCTATTCTAGGACAAAACAAGAGTACAACAAAAACTACCAAAGGCTTAAAGAGTGGAGTGAGGCATATACTCAATGGTGCGATAAGATCGGTGTTCAGAGATGGGTGTTGGCATTCAACAGGGGTCATCGTTGGACATATGACGACAAACTTGGTACAGTGCATAAATTCTGTCAtgaagggtgcacgcaatctTCCTGTGACTGCCATTGTTAGGTCTACTTTCTATCGGCTAAACGAATTGTTTACTCAGAAGAGCGTCGAGGCTCATGAGCATGTCCACAACAGATTCACGTATTCAGAATTTGCCACTAAAAGAGTTGAAGAAAGTTTTTGACGTGCAGGAAACATTGTTGTCAATCGGTTCGATAGGCGCAATGAGATATTTGAGGTTCACAAAATACAAGATGGTTCCATTTACACTGTTAACCTTGCACAATGACACTGAGATTGTGGCCATTTCCAGGTCGAGCAACTCCCATGTCTCCACGTTCTTGCATGTTGTGCTAACCAGCGTCTTGATTGGCAAGTATATGTGCATGACGTGTATAAGATGTTTGAAATTTGTAAGGTCTACAAAGGCGAGTTTGTTCCGATGGGTGACCCATCTATGTGGGATATATATGAAGGAACGAAGGTGACCGCCAATTGGACATTGAAGCGCGTGACAAAAGAAAGACCGAAGTCAACCCGCTACTTAAATGAGATGGATTCACGGGATATGCGTGGTCCTTGCCGATGTACTATATGTAGACGGGAGGGACATAGCCGTAGCCGATGTCCTTAGGGTGCAGGTCCAAGCTCTGCCGGAGGTCAATAGTGGTTAATCTTTTTACGTGTTTATGCATTTTAAACTCGTCAGTAACTTTTATGTAACTTTATATTACCTATTTAACTTTTTATGTAACTTCATTACCTATTTTAAACTAGTGTGTAAGCGTTTTATGTATTTGCGCAGTTTATTTATGTATGCATTAAACACTGAATGATAAATACGAAGTTAGATAAAAACTGCAACAggctaaactcaaacagaaaaatacGAGAACAAAGCTAAATATACAATAATAAATATGAGAACAGATAGAAACATCTAAATATACAATACGAGATACAACACTGAATACAAAGCTAAACTCAAATTGTATAAGATAAACTGCAACGGGCTACTTCCTTGGCGCCTTCTTCGAATACTGAGATGGGGTGTATTTATCTGGGTGAAGGATTACcaagtgttcataacacgcagcagaagaaaagaaagtaatccttaaagatctattttaTGCTTatactttattccaataatatatagatcagatctaaatacctttagaCGCTTTAGTAAAAACTTTATTCTTCGATTGTACGAAGACTCTAGGCGTATCCACACcaagaccaacctttgctgtcaactccttgaccaatagacatctgatctaaattgagaaacctcttgcaactctttgcatgccataaaattcttctccaagaattaggctcacatacgtttatgtgtgtagaggtaaaggaataaaacctttgtgtttttattctcttcttctatttcctgtactcttggcatacatatatatagtatgagatttgttactaattttaaatttgaatctcaattcaaatttaaatcatatcttaaaattctaaatctgaatccttcaaatttatgaatcatatcataactcaatttgaaacagaatcagttaggatctcatccaaatttagaaatagaataactaattattctcaaatctcatttaatattctcaattatcatattattattatattcttggtgctagaaaagaatgtaatattccatttgaattaatataattatttatttgatcaaatcaaaataataattaaatgattctatagcaaagattagagcactcgttagtgtgtgacctcataggttcaatactaagcgggtagtaaattagtcatactaaatttactaatcaaggttggcgtctagcaacactcctcaacgacccgatagtatgaagtaatatatattttactaagaaccttagatgaacaaaatataattccttccatctttccagctcttggttaacccttagagtatggtttaattgtcaaactctaacttgttaccattattataatgaactgtgaatgacctaagaaactcattttttcattcattcaatccccttggccaaggttttattcatctcagtcatttaTAGAGCTTAAATTCTTTACCGaaagttgacggattccttattgactaatcattaattct is a window from the Arachis hypogaea cultivar Tifrunner chromosome 17, arahy.Tifrunner.gnm2.J5K5, whole genome shotgun sequence genome containing:
- the LOC112762540 gene encoding pollen-specific leucine-rich repeat extensin-like protein 4, translating into MNCFSISNPLGLFKLLFSPCNKMHVLGCFLLLLSLFILSPSDAFSSDEASFIARRQLLTLEENADLPDDWVDNYQINLTFDNPRLKSAYIALEAWKHAIYSDPSNFTSNWVGPNVCSYNGVYCAPALDDPSIQVVAGIDLNHADIAGYIPSEIGLLTDLALLHINSNRFCGILPKSFSKLKLLYEIDISNNRFVGPFPNPVLSISSLHYLDLRFNDFEGEVPSELFNITLDAIFLNNNRFTSAIPESIGSSPASVIVLANNHFQGCIPTSIGSMDTTLNEFVVTNNKLTGCLPPEIGKLSHMEVFDISENNLVGVLPRTLMGLKEVTVLSIANNKLTGFVPKSICELENLKNFTFSNNYFNGEEEGCNPKTRKGIKLDDQKNCIPERPKQRDGSACNAVISKPVDCSKAQCEKPMPITPSSNTPSKPPKEKPTPTPSSHNNKKPRPTPSPNEKKTPSSPKPTPSPTKKPTSTPQTPTPSNPKPPKAPKHDDDYDDHYEEPKERNRPPKSPPPSPAPVVHSPPPPPPPVYSPPPPPVHSPPPPPVHSPPPPINSPPPPIYSPPPPVHFSPPPIYSPPPVVQSPPPPVYSPPPPVQSPPPPPPIYSPPPPVNFPPPPVYSPPPPIYSPPPPAYSPPPPVVHAPPPQEDSIVIPHDFGSSYASPPPPIISGY